From Pieris rapae chromosome 3, ilPieRapa1.1, whole genome shotgun sequence, a single genomic window includes:
- the LOC110993202 gene encoding KAT8 regulatory NSL complex subunit 1: protein MAPALTVTPQTTHYDVVNETEILAHRRRALASVNNLSTHMEEDDMGLQNQPSLAKDSQEMEQILVDLGNSDIVQADLLQAIKTLESGGDVLSTGDPDAIFPLSSFDLPETVDAEGDAAEDKIRLLQARLERRCAFLLRRLRILQARSVGKRVAEEVTQTFEKCTRGARKDGGGRPIGLKAFMKRVDTTSGLQASAASRTVVGPKYYNASTSRGDATRSASLGVPSGTLNGLEDTAGSLRFHLSVVKQQLDSDATDSSSGAESNDEAVVYNNQHQQHMPIEKRALWSWQRTRASIATRWCWLQAQIQELEYKIRQHSDLHKQVREAKGRIEFEGEPVGYEGSLPGDDSPSTCARIRPLRRETFKKRKLLQMHNLHLATTKAAKPSDVKCSCVHPLESCAVCTGRAESTQPQPPFSTLSPAERLALVDPSYHPVLSTIQDVPPSIHMSALTSRPWFRSRIKSYRGAHNSSLTKQTIQASQPTQATSTTTKRHPTRLKRGRPPLSRKVKERDRDDDTSTSGQERGRGRASTESRGWRRQSFDIDNIVIPQSIAANTRPEILTYKEILTPKWRIMDISRTKLNNGINNSNRMSVDGSEEEDVSEMSLYQRHARAETQERNRFLRKQRSRRNNAEPPLDPVPVQNHTHKPQPNIILQNNQQSSEAENPYTPRSFPLQDEVYQDMLSLMPESYQPSCSPSPIPSPQEEELEDSSTLSPASVLMYEGDDPDDAEWNPSAEKSERKKSILK from the exons ATGGCCCCGGCGCTTACTGTAACTCCGCAAACGACACATTACGACGTGGTCAACGAGACCGAAATATTAGCCCACCGACGACGGGCCCTTGCGTCCGTCAATAACCTCTCGACACACATGGAGGAAGATGATATGGGGCTGCAGAACCAGCCAAGTTTGGCGAAAGATTCGCAGGAGATGGAACAAATATTAGTGGATCTGGGCAATAGTGACATAGTCCAAGCTGATTTGCTTCAAGCTATTAAAACTTTGGAGAGTGGGGGAGATGTTTTGTCAACTGGTGATCCAGATGCCATATTTCCTCTATCCAGCTTTGATTTGCCTGAAACTGTTGATGCAGAAGGTGATGCGGCTGAGGATAAAATCAGACTTTTGCAGGCTAGGTTAGAACGAAGATGTGCATTTCTGTTAAgaaggttaagaatattgcaAGCTCGTTCTGTTGGAAAAAGAGTAGCTGAAGAAGTCACACAAACATTTGAAAAATGTACTCGAGGTGCAAGAAAAGATGGTGGTGGACGACCAATAGGTTTAAAAGCCTTTATGAAGAGAGTTGATACTACTTCTGGTCTACAAGCAAGCGCAGCATCTAGGACTGTAGTTGgtccaaaatattataatgctaGTACTTCTAGAGGTGATGCAACAAGATCTGCGTCATTAGGGGTTCCTTCAGGTACATTAAATGGTTTAGAGGATACAGCTGGTAGCTTGCGTTTTCATTTATCAGTGGTGAAACAACAATTAGATTCAGATGCAACTGATTCTTCATCTGGAGCAGAGAGTAATGATGAGGctgttgtatataataacCAACATCAACAGCACATGCCTAT TGAGAAGAGAGCATTATGGTCTTGGCAAAGGACTCGAGCGTCAATTGCAACACGTTGGTGCTGGCTACAGGCACAGATTCAGGAGttggaatataaaataagacagCATAGTGATTTACATAAGCAG gtcCGCGAGGCAAAGGGTCGTATAGAATTTGAAGGTGAACCAGTTGGTTATGAAGGGAGCCTCCCAGGTGATGATTCTCCCAGCACCTGCGCCAGAATACGACCCTTGCGTCGGGAGACGTTTAAGAAACGAAAGTTATTGCAAATGCACAATCTGCATCTTGCTACTACCAAAGCGGCTAAACCCAGTGATGTTAA GTGCAGCTGCGTGCACCCATTGGAGTCATGTGCTGTATGTACGGGCCGAGCGGAATCTACTCAGCCGCAGCCACCTTTCTCTACATTGTCTCCAGCGGAGCGCCTAGCTCTAGTCGATCCTAGCTACCATCCTGTGCTTAGCACTATACAAG ATGTGCCGCCATCAATTCACATGAGCGCGCTCACGTCTCGTCCGTGGTTCCGGTCTCGCATCAAGTCCTATCGTGGCGCGCATAATTCATCTCTCACAAAACAGACCATCCAAGCATCGCAGCCCACACAGGCTACTTCAACGACTACCAAACGACATCCTACCA GATTGAAACGTGGCAGACCGCCTCTATCTCGCAAAGTTAAAGAGCGTGATCGTGACGACGATACTTCGACATCTGGACAAGAACg TGGGCGTGGTCGAGCAAGCACAGAATCGCGCGGCTGGAGGCGGCAATCGTTCGATATCGATAACATCGTGATACCACAAAGCATCGCCGCTAACACGCGGCCTGAAATACTCACCTATAAGGAGATTCTAACGCctaa ATGGCGAATAATGGATATATCAAGaactaaattgaataatgGGATCAACAATTCCAACCGTATGTCGGTTGACGGAAGTGag gaAGAAGATGTATCTGAAATGTCACTATATCAGCGACACGCCCGAGCTGAAACCCAAGAGAGGAACCGATTTCTACGCAAACAGAGATCGAGAAGGAATAACGCTGAACCACCCTTAGACCCAGTACCTGTACAAAATCATACACACAAACCACAGCCaaatataatactacaaaACAACCAACAAAGCAGtgag GCTGAGAACCCATATACACCACGGAGTTTCCCCCTACAAGACGAAGTTTACCAGGACATGTTATCTCTCATGCCTGAATCATACCAGCCCAGCTGTAGTCCATCTCCAATTCCGTCACCCCAGGAAGAAGAACTGGAAGACTCCAGCACATTATCACCAGCATCGGTACTTATGTATGAAGGGGATGACCCCGATGATGCAGAATGGAATCCGAGTGCGGAAAAATCTGAGCGAAAGAAAAGTATACTGAAGTAA
- the LOC110993328 gene encoding uncharacterized protein LOC110993328, with product MAKKTIKVGYYAIYLMATIVNTQDYEDLMPTDQPEEEWHMDFMPTGYLPDSVYRELAWYGILQIQPLHHSTKHKVAAQLIWQHTLGRPHVIMENPPQSLQSEGKVSRQILAEEAAKWSREQRAAQEVLMENIKSGGNGLTVRTVISASKKTTYIIQNGNYYKCPEGSEPDLDAYRVQANMHERKCTYSKQSIPVSVDPCIEAEVAPIEYSFHEGWMFCLGNGERENNYFQNGTIDCGNKTKVSVDEFLSICAIDNNVVITFDYFGDEPRKDMMHNATLCTTWDPCRLSYLYRLEPPPVELTPAFPTSTPNPCDTTICPECVEGFTEDSGVPIDIASGEV from the exons atggcaaaaaaaacaataaaagttgGGTATtatgcaatttatttaatg GCTACCATCGTAAATACGCAAGATTATGAag ATTTGATGCCAACCGATCAACCCGAAGAAGAG tggCATATGGATTTTATGCCA acaGGCTACCTTCCTGATAGCGTCTACCGAGAGCTAGCGTGGTACGGCATACTCCAGATTCAGCCTCTTCATCATAGTACAAAACATAAAGTTGCTGCTCAATTGATTTGGCAACATACACTTGGCAGACCACACGTTATTATGGAAAATCCTCCTCAA TCATTGCAATCTGAAGGTAAAGTAAGTCGTCAAATCCTAGCTGAAGAGGCAGCGAAGTGGTCTCGGGAACAAAGGGCTGCACAGGAAGTGCTTATGGAGAATATCAAGAGTGGTGGTAATGGACTCACAGTTCGTACTGTTATTAGTGCTTCTAAAAAAACCACGTATATCATACAGAATG GTAATTACTACAAATGCCCTGAAGGATCTGAACCTGATTTGGATGCTTATAGAGTTCAGGCCAATATGCatgaaagaaaatgtacttattctAAACAATCAATTCCCGTATCAGTCGATCCATGCATAGAAGCCGAGGTGGCGCCCATAGAGTATTCCTTTCACGAAGGTTGGATGTTTTGTCTTGGCAATGGGGAAagggaaaataattatttccaaaACGGCACAATAGATTgtggaaataaaacaaaa GTGTCAGTCGAcgaatttttaagtatatgtGCGATTGATAATAATGTTGTTATTACTTTCGATTATTTCGGAGACGAGCCACGTAAAGATATGATGCACAATGCCACCCTGTGTACAACTTGGGATCCATGCCGTTTATCATACTTATATAGGCTTGAG ccACCACCAGTTGAGCTGACGCCTGCTTTCCCAACATCTACACCGAACCCTTGCGATACAACCATTTGTCCCGAGTGTGTTGAAGGATTTACAGAGGACAGTGGAGTTCCGATTGATA ttgcATCCGGCGAAGTTTAA
- the LOC110993335 gene encoding lipoma-preferred partner homolog — translation MNTLDKQLADLRIYANELDAKLQDDINTTKRKPSIPPKKSKPPLPQIPQSYSVKSACEPSYSSRLESGSRTSSTYSNLVPVKSCIVRNSARGRSGDVLLYSNLVPPGGVSHVYTNVPIQRNSENFYDRDARSEVSRISDVGIQSNYSELRRPGSAYPPSSASVNAQDFSTYGGSQTSSTYESLYEPINPRPCSQLSGTSLYGGYVGTTIESTPEPDDALYCGNCYCCGGKIMGETTGCTAMERIYHIKCFCCQQCGINLQGRPFYAVQGKALCERDYLETLEKCCVCGEPILDRILRATGKPYHPRCFTCVVCQKSLDGIPFTVDAVNRIHCIEDFHKRYAPRCARCREPIVPEGGAEETVRIVALDKSFHIACYSCEDCGSSLCSREEGRGCYPLDDHLYCKECNARRIQDLSRNIN, via the exons atgaatacacTTGACAAACAATTGGCTGATTTACGAATATATGCAAATGAGCTAGATGCAAAGTTACAGGATGATATTAATACAACGAAAAGAAAACCGTCTATTCCACCCAAAAAATCTAAACCTCCACTACCGCAAATACCACAAAGTTATTCTGTAAAGTCTGCATGTGAGCCATCCTATTCATCACGACTGGAATCAGGAAGCCGTACCAGTTCTACATACTCAAATCTGGTACCGGTCAAGAGTTGTATTGTGAGGAATTCAGCTAGAGGCAGAAGTGGAGACGTGCTACTATACAGTAACTTAGTGCCTCCTGGCGGCGTGAGTCATGTTTATACTAATGTCCCAATACAACGAAATTCCGAAAACTTTTACGATAGAGATGCAAGATCAGAAGTGTCCAGAATCAGTGATGTGGGAATCCAGTCAAATTATAGCGAGTTACGACGCCCTGGATCCGCTTATCCACCATCATCTGCATCAGTAAACGCACAAGATTTTTCTACGTACGGTGGATCACAGACTTCATCTACATATGAATCATTGTATGAACCAATTAATCCTCGACCCTGCAGCCAACTATCAGGCACATCACTGTATGGGGGTTATGTTGGAACAACTATAGAATCCACGCCAGAACCAGATGATGCCTTGTATTGTGGCAACTGTTATTGTTGTGGTGGAAAAATTATGGGAGAGACAACAGGGTGTACTGCTATGGAAAGAATATATcacattaaatgcttttgtTGCCAACAGTGCGGAATCAATCTACAG gGAAGACCCTTTTATGCTGTACAAGGAAAGGCTCTCTGTGAGAGAGATTATCTGGAGACTCTAGAGAAATGCTGTGTTTGTGGTGAACCTATTTTGGATCGCATTCTAAGAGCTACTGGCAAGCCTTACCATCCTCGTTGCTTCACTTGTGTTGTATGCCAAAAGAGCTTAGATGGCATACCATTTACTGTGGATGCTGTTAATAGAATTCATTGTATTGAAGACTTTCATAAAAG ATATGCACCACGCTGCGCACGCTGTCGAGAGCCCATTGTTCCCGAAGGTGGAGCTGAAGAAACAGTACGAATTGTTGCTTTGGATAAGAGTTTTCATATTGCATGCTACTCTTGTGAAGATTGTGGGTCATCACTTTGCTCAAGAGAAGAAGGTCGTGGTTGCTATCCATTAGATGATCACCTATATTGTAAGGAATGTAATGCTAGACGTATACAAGATCTTTCAAGAAATATTAACTAG